In the Acidimicrobiia bacterium genome, GAGATCGGCGTCGAACATGTTCGTGCACGGCCAGTTGGGAAGTTCAGACGAACACTCCGATGAGGCGATTGGAATGAGTTCTATTTCGGCCAACGGGACGGAGGTCGACGTCGAAGTCGGTATTGAGCTCGACGTGGTGGTCGTTCCACCGTCGCCCCGGATCCAGTTGAACAACAAGGCGGCCAGGACCACTGCCACGAGGAGTCCTCCGATGGCCAGAGCGGCGCGAACGCCGGGCGTAGTAGAAAGGATTGGCTGGGGGGCGACCGGGAGAGCCCCTTGCATCAGCCGTGCTCCACACTCTTCACAATGGCGATTGGTCGTTGGGTTTGCCGCTCCACACGACGGGCAGGCAACGGTGTTGTATGGCACCTGAGTCAGCGGGACTGAGCTGCCCAGCTCGAACTCTTCAAAACCTTCTGTTTGGAGCCATTCTCCACATACCGGGCAGAATTCTTCGCCCTCGGACTGAGCTCCGCAGTTTGTGCATTCAACGACGGACAAGCCGATTACCTTTCGTTAGCCGGCGACATTCTGCCACGTTGGTGCCGTGAGGCGCCATCCAGGTCACAGAAACCACCACACCGGCAGGCACAATTTTCTGTCTGCCCCCCACGATAGGATCTTTCCATGACATATCGGTGTTCATCGTGTGGTTACCAGTCGAGCAAGTGGATGGGGTTCTGCCCTCAATGCAAGGTGTCGGACGCACTCGCCGAGGTCACAGGGTCATCCAAAAGGACGACGACGGCTGCCCTGGTGCCACTCTCGAAGGTGGGCGAGTCCCCACCGCCACGCCTTCAAATCGGTATTTCGGAGTTCGACCGTGTATTGGGAGGCGGTTTGGTCCCTGGTGGCGTCATTCTGGTCGGCGGTGAGCCCGGGGTTGGCAAGTCGACGTTGCTCTCTCAAGTGGCCGGCAGCCTGGCGGTTCACGGTGCGAAGGTTCTCATCGCCACAGCCGAGGAATCTGCCGATCAGGTCGGACTGCGGGCCGAGCGACTCGGCATCAAGTCCGACGACATCCTGCTGCTCGCCGATGGCGATGTCGACGTGATTATCGCCGCAGCCGAGCAAATCCGGCCCGACCTTCTCATTGTTGATTCGATCCAGGCATTGGCAGCACAAGAGGTTGCGGCCGCCTCCGGTTCGGTCGGACAGGTGCGTGAGTGTTCGGCGCGGCTCATCCGATTTGCCAAGGAGACTGGAACTGCCACCGTCGTCGTTGGTCATATCACCAAGGACGGGGCAATCGCCGGCCCCAAGCTGCTTGAGCACATGGTCGACGTCGTGCTGTATCTCGAAGGCGAAACCGATCGCGGGTATCGAACGCTCCACAGCCTGAAAAACCGGTTTGGAGCGACTCATCTTGTTGGGCTCTTCGAAATGGATGAGGAAGGGATGGTGGAGGTCGCCGATCCGTCGGCCGCGTTTGTGGCTGACTGGCAAGGAAGCGTGGCAGGGACGGTCGTATTCCCGGCCATCAGTGGAAAACGAGCCCTGCTCGTCGAGGTTCAAGCACTGGTCGGTAAACCGGTCGTGACTCCTCAACAGCTCCGTCGTTCCGTGCGAGGGGTCGAGGCAGCCCGGGTGCACCAGCTACTGGCCGTTCTAGAACGGCACGCCATGCTCCGGTTTTCAGATCGAGAGGTATACGTGTCGGTGGTGGGCGGTATGCGACTGACGGAGCCGGCTGCCGACCTCGCTATTGCACTGGCGCTGGCTTCTTCCTTGACCAATCGCCCGCTCGGTCGAACCGCCGCTTGGGGTGAAGTCGGGTTGACCGGAGAGCTGCGCAGTGTGTCCCACGATGGGCGTCGGTCTGAAGAAGCCTCCCGTTTGGGGCTGACCAGGACCATTCATGCCGACCTTGTTTCACGGCGCATCGAGTCGGCCCTGGCCGCCGCTGGCGTCTTCGATGATTAGGAGCCCTGTGTTGGGCCTACCGCCAGAGCGTGTAGTAGCCTCGCCCGAGTGGTGAACAAAGCCGATACCCGCCTAGAAGTTCTCAAGAGAGTCGCCCCCGGGACCAGACTGCGGGACGCGTTTGAGCGCATCATGCAGCAGAAGATGGGAGCGCTGATCGTTCTCGGGGCCGGGCCGCGGGTCGATGCCGTGTGCTCTGGCGGCTTCGACCTCAGTGAAGCCCCGTTTACGGTCGCCAGGCTTGCCGAAGTTGCCAAGATGGACGGGGCCATCGTTCTTTCCGACAACAGCGATGCAATTCTTCGAGCGAACGTTCATCTCATTCCCGATCCAGCCATGCCCACCGACGAGACCGGTTCGCGGCATCGGACTGCCGAGCGTACCGCCAAACAGACGGGGAAGCCGGTCGTGTCCATATCGGAGGATCGCGCCGTGGCGACGTTGTTCTTTGGAGACACCAAGCAAGAACTGGAAAGCCCGGCAGTCATAACCGACAAGATCAATCAGTCGCTGTCGTCGCTCGATCGATTCCGCACTCGCCTCGATCAGGCCGAGGAGCGGATGACCAGGCTTGAGGTGGCCGACTTCATGACCAACTATTGGGCCGTGACCGTTCTCCAGCGAGCCGAACTGGTGCTTCGCCTTGGCGATTCGGTCGAGGTGTTAAGCCTGGCCCTGGGTGGGGAGCGTCAGTTGGTGCAGCTTCAATTGGCCGATCTCACCCACGGCATCAGAGAATTACGGCGCCTGGTGGTA is a window encoding:
- the radA gene encoding DNA repair protein RadA, giving the protein MTYRCSSCGYQSSKWMGFCPQCKVSDALAEVTGSSKRTTTAALVPLSKVGESPPPRLQIGISEFDRVLGGGLVPGGVILVGGEPGVGKSTLLSQVAGSLAVHGAKVLIATAEESADQVGLRAERLGIKSDDILLLADGDVDVIIAAAEQIRPDLLIVDSIQALAAQEVAAASGSVGQVRECSARLIRFAKETGTATVVVGHITKDGAIAGPKLLEHMVDVVLYLEGETDRGYRTLHSLKNRFGATHLVGLFEMDEEGMVEVADPSAAFVADWQGSVAGTVVFPAISGKRALLVEVQALVGKPVVTPQQLRRSVRGVEAARVHQLLAVLERHAMLRFSDREVYVSVVGGMRLTEPAADLAIALALASSLTNRPLGRTAAWGEVGLTGELRSVSHDGRRSEEASRLGLTRTIHADLVSRRIESALAAAGVFDD
- the disA gene encoding DNA integrity scanning protein DisA translates to MNKADTRLEVLKRVAPGTRLRDAFERIMQQKMGALIVLGAGPRVDAVCSGGFDLSEAPFTVARLAEVAKMDGAIVLSDNSDAILRANVHLIPDPAMPTDETGSRHRTAERTAKQTGKPVVSISEDRAVATLFFGDTKQELESPAVITDKINQSLSSLDRFRTRLDQAEERMTRLEVADFMTNYWAVTVLQRAELVLRLGDSVEVLSLALGGERQLVQLQLADLTHGIRELRRLVVRDYIGRLSARSTQAALNELADIPTAELSDRQAIAGAMGFEAEDIEASPRGLRLLSQVPHLPESVQEAAAKHFGDFRKLLHASVEELDDVPGVGHTRAVQIRAWLDRAIDSAGFWGPTGGHVA